In a single window of the Cervus elaphus chromosome 1, mCerEla1.1, whole genome shotgun sequence genome:
- the FIBIN gene encoding fin bud initiation factor homolog, whose product MVFLKLLWMGFLCHLCQGYFDGPLYPEMSNGTLHHYFVPDGDYEENDDPEKCQLLFRVSDHRRCSQGEGSPASTLLSLTLREEFTVLGRQVEDAGRVLEGISKSISYDLDGEESYGKYLRRESHQIGDAYSNSDKSLTELESKFKQGQEQDSRQESRLNEDFLGMLVHTRSLLKETLDISVGLRDKYELLALTIRSHGTRLGRLKNDYLKVKMSAVPLWGCV is encoded by the exons ATGGTGTTCCTGAAGCTTCTCTGGATGGGTTTTCTGTGCCACCTGTGTCAGGGCTATTTCGACGGTCCTCTCTACCCAGAGATGTCCAATGGGACCCTGCATCACTACTTTGTGCCGGACGGGGACTACGAGGAGAACGACGACCCCGAGAAATGCCAGCTGCTCTTCAGGGTGAGTGACCACCGGCGTTGCTCCCAGGGGGAGGGGAGCCCGGCCAGCACTCTGCTAAGCCTCACCCTGCGGGAGGAATTCACCGTGCTGGGCCGCCAGGTGGAGGACGCGGGGCGCGTGCTGGAGGGCATCAGTAAGAGCATCTCCTACGACCTTGACGGGGAGGAGAGCTATGGCAAGTACCTGCGGCGGGAGTCCCACCAGATCGGGGATGCCTACTCCAATTCGGACAAGTCCCTCACTGAGCTGGAAAGCAAGTTCAAGCAGGGCCAGGAGCAGGACAGCCGGCAAGAGAGCAGGCTCAACGAGGACTTCTTGGGGATGCTGGTCCACACCAGGTCCCTGCTGAAGGAAACGCTGGACATCTCCGTGGGGCTCAGGGACAAATATGAGCTGCTGGCCCTCACCATCAGGAGCCATGGGACCCGACTAGGTCGGCTGAAGAACGATTATCTTAAAGT GAAGATGTCTGCGGTGCCTCTGTGGGGATGTGTTTAA